The following are from one region of the Paenalkalicoccus suaedae genome:
- a CDS encoding transcriptional regulator GutM, whose translation MIAWGWFFIIFAGIWVLQFFMAHYQMKNYQLTMRELSTRDSGYLGVGVQKRRFGKGIVTIVVSDVDGTIVEARKMEGVTVFSRFKAYQDIVGKNIHEVKGSINDAQTLSSVEMAVQKINEQKI comes from the coding sequence GTGATTGCATGGGGATGGTTCTTCATCATCTTTGCAGGAATTTGGGTACTGCAGTTTTTCATGGCTCACTATCAAATGAAAAACTATCAGCTAACGATGAGGGAGCTTAGTACACGTGATTCTGGCTACTTAGGTGTTGGTGTCCAAAAAAGAAGATTCGGTAAGGGAATTGTCACAATCGTTGTGAGTGACGTAGATGGCACGATCGTCGAAGCAAGAAAGATGGAAGGTGTTACTGTGTTCTCTAGATTTAAGGCTTATCAAGACATTGTCGGAAAAAACATCCATGAGGTCAAAGGTTCCATTAACGATGCGCAGACGCTATCGTCAGTGGAAATGGCCGTGCAGAAGATTAACGAGCAAAAGATTTAA
- the srlA gene encoding PTS glucitol/sorbitol transporter subunit IIC: MDFVVNLAEGFIGMFQQGGETFVGLVTGIIPLLITLITAVNAFIKFVGEERITRFAQKLTKYFFLRYTLFPILAVFFLTNPMAYTFGRFLPEKQKPAFYDSAVSFVHPITGLFPHANPAELFVFTGIAAGLTTLGLSLGPLAVMYFLTGIIVILIRGVVTELITVSMMKRQGMLDDSEKKLG, encoded by the coding sequence ATGGATTTCGTTGTAAATCTCGCAGAAGGATTCATTGGTATGTTTCAGCAGGGTGGAGAAACGTTTGTTGGTCTTGTAACTGGGATCATTCCTCTACTCATCACACTTATCACAGCCGTAAACGCCTTTATTAAATTTGTCGGAGAAGAACGAATCACGCGCTTTGCGCAAAAATTGACGAAATATTTCTTCTTACGCTACACGCTTTTTCCTATTCTCGCCGTTTTCTTTTTAACAAACCCGATGGCGTACACCTTCGGACGCTTCCTACCTGAGAAGCAAAAGCCCGCTTTTTATGACTCTGCCGTATCATTTGTACACCCGATTACAGGACTCTTTCCACACGCAAACCCTGCCGAGCTTTTCGTCTTCACGGGTATTGCCGCTGGACTGACTACGCTTGGCCTGTCACTTGGACCACTAGCTGTTATGTATTTCTTAACTGGTATTATCGTTATCTTAATTCGTGGTGTTGTAACGGAGCTAATTACTGTCAGTATGATGAAGCGTCAAGGCATGCTCGATGACTCAGAAAAGAAGCTAGGATAA
- a CDS encoding NAD(P)H-dependent oxidoreductase produces MLGMNRRLQKLEESGKPIQVALIGAGQMGKGMMSQIEGMKGMKVSLTADINLQNVHDGYHKAGVAADSIKEASEATEANDIITSGGYVATSHASLAYETDAIDVVVDATGVPNLGAELAWNTIQHGKHIVMLNVEADITVGAILYKEALDKGVVYTGSAGDEPGAVMELYDFADALGFDVVALGKGKNNPLNLESNPDIARDEAIRKGANPKMLASFQDGTKTMVEMNAVANATGYVPDQPGMHGHVGTVKDLPSIFRKVEDGGKISKHGIVDYVNGVAPGVFAIVTSDKPEVKHELTYLSMGEGPHYVLYRPYHLTSLETPLSVAKAFIDREPTIAPYAGLIGETVTVAKRDLKAGEYLDGIGEFTVYGKLYEYEEAKSMNALPIGLVHRAVRMKNDVAKGSVITYADVEAEKDTFIWDLRAKQDEMF; encoded by the coding sequence ATGCTAGGAATGAATCGCAGACTACAAAAATTAGAGGAATCGGGTAAGCCAATTCAGGTGGCCCTCATTGGTGCAGGTCAAATGGGAAAAGGAATGATGTCGCAAATTGAGGGGATGAAAGGCATGAAGGTCTCTCTCACAGCAGACATCAATCTGCAAAATGTCCATGATGGCTACCATAAGGCTGGTGTCGCGGCAGACTCGATTAAAGAAGCAAGCGAAGCAACGGAGGCCAATGACATCATTACGTCTGGCGGCTACGTCGCCACGTCTCATGCATCCCTCGCTTACGAAACAGATGCCATCGACGTTGTCGTAGATGCAACAGGCGTACCAAATTTAGGCGCCGAGCTCGCTTGGAATACGATCCAACACGGCAAGCACATCGTCATGCTTAACGTGGAGGCTGATATTACAGTTGGCGCTATTTTATATAAAGAAGCACTTGATAAAGGCGTGGTTTATACGGGCTCTGCCGGTGATGAACCAGGTGCTGTCATGGAGCTATACGACTTTGCAGATGCGCTTGGCTTTGATGTTGTCGCACTTGGTAAAGGCAAAAACAACCCATTAAACTTAGAGTCCAACCCAGATATCGCCCGCGACGAAGCGATTCGCAAAGGCGCAAATCCAAAAATGCTTGCCTCCTTCCAAGATGGTACTAAAACAATGGTGGAAATGAATGCTGTCGCAAACGCAACTGGCTACGTGCCAGACCAGCCTGGGATGCATGGACATGTCGGCACGGTGAAGGACCTCCCTTCTATTTTCCGTAAAGTAGAGGATGGAGGAAAGATCTCGAAGCACGGCATCGTTGATTACGTGAACGGCGTTGCGCCAGGTGTATTTGCGATCGTGACATCCGACAAGCCAGAAGTAAAGCACGAGCTGACATACTTGAGCATGGGTGAAGGACCTCACTACGTCCTCTATCGTCCATATCATTTAACGAGTCTCGAGACTCCACTATCTGTCGCAAAGGCGTTTATTGATCGAGAGCCAACTATCGCCCCTTACGCTGGCTTAATTGGCGAAACGGTGACAGTCGCAAAGCGCGACTTGAAGGCTGGAGAATATCTCGACGGTATCGGGGAATTCACAGTGTATGGGAAGCTCTATGAGTATGAAGAGGCGAAGTCGATGAATGCGTTACCGATTGGGCTTGTGCATCGCGCTGTGCGTATGAAGAATGATGTTGCAAAAGGTTCTGTGATTACGTATGCGGATGTGGAGGCGGAGAAGGATACGTTTATTTGGGATTTGCGTGCGAAGCAGGATGAGATGTTTTAG
- the srlE gene encoding PTS glucitol/sorbitol transporter subunit IIB, producing MTNFRAVKITKGSGGWGGPLTILPNEKKKYVVSVTGGGIHPVAQDLADKTGATAIDGFTDSVPYDEMAAAVIDCGGTARCGIYPKHDVMTINLHGTSPAGPLAQFIKETNFVSGVREKDINSVDASEAAADPSITQAASGKTATEIKNEARQKASTMYKEPRKAGFIERFGRGMGNVVSVFYQAGRETIETVIKNILPFMAFVSMLIGIILYTGIGDFIANVVTPLAGNIVGLLILSVIISLPILSPLLGPGAVIAQVVGVLVGVEIGRGNIPPELALPALFAINPQVGADFVPVGLTLGEAKPETIQVGVPAVLFSRVITGPIAVVIAYFLSFFIYQ from the coding sequence ATGACAAACTTTCGTGCTGTAAAAATTACTAAAGGCTCTGGTGGCTGGGGCGGACCGCTTACGATCCTCCCTAATGAGAAGAAAAAATACGTTGTTTCTGTAACTGGAGGTGGAATTCATCCTGTCGCGCAAGACCTTGCAGATAAAACTGGCGCTACTGCAATCGATGGGTTCACGGATAGCGTGCCTTATGACGAAATGGCTGCGGCTGTTATTGACTGTGGCGGTACCGCTCGCTGTGGCATTTATCCAAAGCATGATGTCATGACGATCAATCTTCACGGCACAAGCCCAGCAGGTCCACTCGCTCAGTTTATTAAGGAGACAAACTTTGTATCTGGTGTCCGTGAGAAGGATATTAACTCTGTTGATGCGTCTGAGGCGGCTGCTGATCCGTCGATCACTCAAGCTGCAAGTGGTAAGACCGCAACTGAAATTAAAAACGAAGCACGTCAAAAAGCATCGACGATGTATAAAGAGCCACGTAAGGCCGGCTTCATTGAGCGCTTCGGTCGTGGCATGGGTAACGTCGTTAGCGTCTTTTACCAAGCCGGTCGTGAAACAATTGAGACCGTTATTAAAAACATCCTTCCTTTCATGGCATTCGTATCGATGCTGATCGGGATTATTCTCTACACAGGTATTGGAGACTTTATCGCAAACGTCGTAACGCCACTCGCAGGAAATATCGTTGGTCTTTTAATCTTATCTGTTATCATCTCGCTCCCAATTCTCTCCCCACTACTTGGACCTGGTGCCGTTATTGCACAGGTTGTAGGGGTACTTGTCGGGGTGGAAATTGGACGTGGAAATATTCCGCCAGAACTCGCATTACCAGCACTTTTTGCGATCAACCCACAAGTTGGAGCAGACTTTGTGCCAGTAGGCTTAACACTTGGTGAAGCGAAGCCAGAGACGATTCAAGTCGGTGTGCCTGCCGTCCTCTTCTCCCGTGTTATCACTGGTCCAATCGCCGTTGTGATTGCCTACTTCTTAAGCTTTTTTATCTATCAATAA
- a CDS encoding alpha-ketoacid dehydrogenase subunit beta, producing MREITYLEAVREAISQEMRANEDVFMLGEDIGVYGGAFGVSRGMIEEFGPERIRNTPISEAAISGTAVGAALTGMRPILELQFSDFITIAMDNLVNQAAKIRYMYGGKGSVPLVVRTPSGSGTGAAAQHSQSLEAWMAHVPGLKVVQPSSAADAKGLLKAAIDDPNPVIFYEHKLLYKTSEHVPEEPYSIPLGKADVKREGKDVTIVATAIMVHRALEAAEKLAADGIEVEVIDPRTLVPLDTETIIDSVKKTGRVVIAHEAVKRGGFGGEIAATIAESDAFDFLDAPIRRLGAEAVPIPYNPTLEKATVPSVESIVEAVKHTLPASFKKGRELHA from the coding sequence ATGAGAGAAATCACCTATTTAGAAGCTGTCAGAGAAGCAATTAGTCAGGAAATGCGAGCGAACGAGGATGTCTTTATGCTTGGAGAGGACATTGGTGTGTATGGAGGTGCATTTGGCGTTAGTCGTGGCATGATCGAAGAGTTTGGTCCAGAACGAATTCGCAATACACCGATCTCTGAGGCGGCGATTTCCGGGACGGCCGTTGGTGCGGCGTTAACAGGAATGCGACCAATTTTAGAGCTACAGTTCTCCGATTTTATTACAATTGCGATGGATAACTTAGTGAACCAAGCTGCAAAAATTCGCTATATGTATGGCGGGAAAGGGTCTGTTCCGTTAGTTGTCCGCACGCCGAGTGGATCTGGTACGGGAGCCGCTGCCCAACACTCACAAAGCTTAGAGGCGTGGATGGCGCATGTTCCAGGCTTGAAGGTAGTGCAACCATCATCTGCAGCGGACGCGAAAGGATTATTAAAAGCGGCGATTGATGATCCAAACCCAGTCATTTTTTACGAGCATAAGCTTTTATATAAAACGTCTGAACATGTGCCAGAGGAGCCATATTCGATTCCGTTAGGCAAGGCAGATGTGAAGCGAGAAGGGAAAGACGTCACGATTGTTGCGACGGCAATCATGGTGCATCGCGCCTTAGAAGCGGCTGAAAAATTAGCGGCAGACGGCATTGAAGTGGAGGTTATTGATCCACGGACGCTTGTCCCATTAGATACAGAAACGATTATTGACTCTGTAAAGAAAACAGGTCGAGTCGTCATCGCGCATGAAGCAGTAAAGCGCGGCGGCTTCGGAGGAGAGATTGCCGCAACGATTGCTGAGAGTGACGCCTTCGACTTCTTAGATGCACCGATTAGAAGACTCGGTGCGGAGGCGGTTCCAATTCCTTATAATCCAACGCTTGAAAAAGCAACGGTACCATCTGTGGAATCGATTGTGGAAGCGGTCAAACATACGCTACCTGCTTCCTTCAAAAAGGGGAGAGAGTTGCATGCCTAA
- a CDS encoding PTS glucitol/sorbitol transporter subunit IIA: MMTKLHSTVTSIGAECELFLQEKMMILFHEDVPKELKEIAVVHNNRDIKDDVAAGDFLVIGDERYEILFVGSKANETLRELGHATFFFNGESSSDLPGNICLEDKAFALPKENEEIKIIAV, translated from the coding sequence ATGATGACAAAACTACATTCAACCGTTACAAGCATTGGAGCCGAGTGCGAGCTCTTTTTACAGGAAAAAATGATGATCCTCTTCCACGAGGATGTACCAAAAGAATTAAAGGAGATCGCCGTCGTTCATAATAATCGCGACATAAAGGATGATGTTGCCGCTGGGGACTTCCTTGTTATTGGCGACGAACGCTATGAAATTCTATTTGTTGGTTCGAAAGCAAACGAGACGCTTCGTGAATTAGGTCACGCGACATTTTTCTTCAACGGAGAATCAAGCTCTGATCTACCAGGAAATATTTGTTTAGAAGATAAAGCATTTGCGCTACCAAAAGAGAATGAAGAAATTAAAATTATTGCAGTTTAG
- a CDS encoding thiamine pyrophosphate-dependent dehydrogenase E1 component subunit alpha, translated as MRQALPDFISKEAYKTYYKQMWLVRFFDEKVDEFFAKGLIHGTTHLAVGQEASAVGACAVLEEKDKITSTHRGHGHCIAKGAEVDRMMAELFGRTTGYCKGKGGSMHIADLDKGNLGANGIVGGGFAIATGAALTSQMKQEGYVVLCFFGDGATNEGSFHEALNLASVWKLPVVFICENNQYGMSGSVKDMMNVEHVATRAESYGIPGKVTDGNDIFSVMTDVKEAVDLAREGGGPSLIECKTYRWKGHSKSDAKKYRTREEEKEWRNRDPIKAMKEALVEHGVATEEELDKVRQEAKQEVEGAVDFATESPEPGLDTLLEDVYADA; from the coding sequence ATGAGGCAAGCACTTCCTGATTTCATTTCTAAAGAGGCATATAAAACGTATTACAAGCAAATGTGGCTCGTACGTTTTTTTGACGAAAAGGTAGATGAGTTTTTTGCAAAAGGACTCATTCACGGAACGACTCATTTAGCAGTAGGACAAGAAGCATCCGCAGTCGGCGCGTGCGCAGTATTAGAAGAAAAGGATAAAATCACGAGCACGCACAGAGGTCACGGTCACTGTATTGCAAAGGGTGCCGAAGTAGATCGAATGATGGCAGAGTTGTTTGGTCGAACGACAGGATATTGCAAAGGCAAGGGAGGATCGATGCATATCGCCGATCTAGATAAAGGAAACTTAGGAGCTAATGGCATTGTTGGTGGAGGCTTCGCCATTGCAACTGGCGCGGCACTTACTTCTCAAATGAAGCAAGAGGGCTACGTGGTGCTTTGCTTCTTTGGAGATGGGGCTACTAATGAAGGGAGCTTCCACGAGGCTCTTAACTTAGCATCTGTATGGAAGCTACCTGTCGTCTTTATTTGTGAAAATAACCAGTACGGTATGTCGGGTTCTGTGAAGGATATGATGAACGTGGAGCATGTGGCAACGCGTGCAGAGAGCTACGGAATCCCAGGCAAAGTAACGGACGGTAACGACATCTTTTCTGTCATGACGGATGTGAAAGAGGCTGTGGATTTAGCAAGAGAGGGTGGCGGTCCGAGTTTAATTGAATGTAAAACGTATCGCTGGAAGGGTCACTCGAAGAGCGATGCGAAAAAATATCGCACGAGAGAAGAAGAGAAGGAGTGGCGTAATCGAGATCCGATTAAAGCGATGAAAGAGGCGCTGGTTGAACATGGGGTGGCGACGGAGGAAGAGTTAGACAAGGTTCGTCAAGAAGCGAAGCAAGAAGTAGAGGGTGCAGTTGATTTTGCAACGGAAAGTCCGGAGCCAGGGCTTGATACATTACTTGAAGACGTGTACGCCGACGCGTAA
- a CDS encoding stalk domain-containing protein, whose protein sequence is MKRRIIIFLALLLVLPILTLPQTAEASSWPHVSQGNNALKAGQYSQAVTHFERALRIDQHASTYRSLGQAHEGLGNYQKAADAYYKSADVFQRMGDINTYNAVKNLADELNTEIGLYVTETGQATSGSALYEPSSGMYFGAYIEADQIRNVQGTHYNDFNYMMNKQHSMYFDYHRYGDGFPKQFAERVKAQGGAIQIALEPLQGLNAVKDDAYLRQFARDAKAAEVPVFLRFASEFNGSWVPWHGNPQQYINSFRLVSRVMSEEAPNVAMVWSPSASPAHSMHEYYPGDAAVDWVGINVYSTPYLNGNANQPAIRRDPLDRIDIIYDTYAHRKPMMIAEFAASHHTSVGNQDMTRFGQMRLKSFYQGLKLRYPNVKAVNWFSVDTFSARNVPNERRLNNYSLTVNQAIINTYRRVIADEYFLTDVVNGPHAKEETASPFVSALDGTIVHDTITVSTHAKTYDPYVSRVAYRLNGGDLSSTTTYPYNIDIRRGHLRDGANTLEAIVFDSQGRVAGRERATITRGQDRATFRDDQLVLYVGSDRAYTGKTTSQLLQKPFVRNGSTLVPLRFISESFGANVTWKQADRSITIELGEDTIRLTEGSIYGRVNGTQKTLRQAPVIVNGVTFVPIRFVSEELGAVVQFEAPRTVNIFK, encoded by the coding sequence ATGAAGCGTCGCATCATTATTTTTCTCGCACTACTACTCGTTTTACCAATTTTAACACTACCACAGACCGCTGAAGCATCATCATGGCCACACGTTTCGCAAGGAAACAATGCACTGAAAGCAGGGCAATATTCACAGGCTGTGACTCACTTCGAGCGCGCACTGCGCATCGATCAGCACGCCAGCACATATCGTTCACTAGGCCAAGCTCATGAGGGACTTGGGAACTATCAAAAGGCAGCCGACGCTTACTACAAGTCTGCCGACGTATTCCAACGCATGGGCGACATCAACACATACAACGCCGTCAAAAACCTCGCTGACGAACTCAACACCGAGATCGGCCTTTACGTTACAGAAACCGGGCAAGCAACAAGCGGCAGCGCACTCTACGAACCTTCAAGCGGCATGTACTTCGGCGCTTATATTGAAGCTGATCAAATCCGCAACGTACAAGGAACGCATTATAATGACTTCAACTACATGATGAATAAGCAACACTCCATGTACTTTGACTATCATCGCTATGGCGACGGCTTTCCAAAACAGTTCGCGGAGCGTGTTAAAGCGCAGGGAGGAGCTATACAAATTGCGCTTGAGCCACTGCAAGGACTAAACGCAGTCAAAGACGACGCCTACCTCCGCCAATTCGCACGCGATGCGAAAGCAGCCGAAGTACCAGTTTTCCTTCGATTCGCCTCTGAATTCAATGGATCGTGGGTGCCATGGCACGGTAATCCGCAACAATATATTAACAGCTTCCGACTCGTTTCACGCGTCATGTCAGAGGAAGCACCAAACGTTGCGATGGTCTGGTCACCGAGCGCATCGCCAGCACACTCTATGCATGAGTATTATCCAGGAGATGCAGCAGTAGACTGGGTCGGCATTAACGTTTATTCAACGCCGTACCTAAACGGTAACGCCAATCAACCAGCAATCAGACGCGATCCATTAGACCGCATCGACATCATTTATGACACGTACGCACACCGCAAGCCGATGATGATCGCAGAGTTCGCAGCAAGCCACCACACAAGTGTCGGCAATCAAGACATGACGCGCTTCGGACAGATGCGTCTTAAAAGCTTTTACCAAGGACTCAAGCTACGCTATCCAAACGTCAAAGCTGTTAACTGGTTTAGCGTCGATACCTTTTCTGCTAGAAATGTACCAAACGAACGCCGCCTGAACAACTACAGCCTTACAGTTAACCAGGCAATCATTAACACATATAGACGCGTGATCGCCGACGAGTATTTTCTCACAGATGTCGTGAACGGCCCCCACGCGAAGGAAGAGACAGCAAGCCCATTCGTAAGCGCACTCGACGGCACAATCGTCCATGACACCATCACCGTCTCGACGCACGCCAAAACCTATGACCCATACGTCAGCCGCGTCGCGTATCGACTCAACGGCGGCGATCTCAGTAGCACAACCACTTATCCTTACAACATCGACATCCGCAGAGGTCACCTACGAGACGGCGCCAACACACTCGAAGCAATCGTCTTCGACAGCCAAGGTCGCGTCGCCGGCCGCGAGCGAGCAACCATCACGCGAGGCCAGGACAGAGCAACCTTCCGCGATGACCAGCTCGTGCTGTATGTAGGATCCGATAGGGCTTATACGGGGAAAACCACATCACAGCTCCTACAGAAGCCCTTTGTCCGTAATGGAAGCACGCTTGTCCCTCTGCGATTTATAAGCGAATCCTTTGGCGCCAACGTGACGTGGAAGCAGGCAGACCGCTCGATCACGATCGAGCTTGGTGAAGACACTATCCGATTAACGGAAGGCTCCATTTACGGACGAGTAAACGGCACACAAAAAACGCTCCGCCAAGCGCCAGTTATCGTTAACGGAGTCACCTTTGTGCCGATCAGGTTTGTCAGTGAAGAGCTAGGAGCTGTTGTGCAATTTGAAGCTCCGCGTACGGTTAACATTTTCAAATAA